One part of the Terrimicrobium sacchariphilum genome encodes these proteins:
- a CDS encoding prepilin-type N-terminal cleavage/methylation domain-containing protein, with translation MKYRRRNPNGLTLIEILVVIGIIAVLASLLFPALSSTRKAAANAVCVSNLRQIFQLSAVWATDNDGYVPQSQWYVTNMPTRYSNLTKYGLTPKMTICPASGLQSPTYGISSRLVTSSDPQWGPGDVYFWSHGKYKLSLLSPRTIFFSETGKQSWSGKAGAYISAPESAAAPHGNKGNVLYCDGHVEALGTNDLKKLENWSYGIP, from the coding sequence ATGAAGTATCGTCGCCGGAATCCGAACGGCCTTACCCTCATAGAAATCCTCGTTGTCATCGGCATCATCGCCGTGCTGGCGAGTTTGCTGTTCCCTGCGTTGAGCAGCACGCGCAAGGCGGCGGCGAATGCCGTCTGCGTGTCGAATCTCCGCCAGATTTTCCAACTCTCCGCCGTCTGGGCTACGGACAATGATGGCTACGTGCCCCAGAGCCAGTGGTATGTGACGAACATGCCCACGAGGTACAGCAATCTCACCAAGTACGGCCTGACCCCCAAGATGACGATTTGCCCGGCTTCCGGCCTGCAGTCGCCTACCTACGGCATCAGCAGTCGGCTGGTAACCTCCTCCGACCCGCAATGGGGGCCGGGAGACGTGTACTTCTGGTCGCACGGAAAATACAAACTCTCCCTCCTCTCGCCTCGCACCATCTTCTTCTCCGAGACCGGGAAGCAAAGCTGGAGCGGCAAAGCCGGAGCCTACATCTCCGCCCCGGAATCCGCCGCCGCACCGCATGGGAACAAAGGGAATGTCCTTTATTGCGACGGCCACGTGGAGGCCTTGGGGACGAACGATCTGAAGAAGCTTGAGAACTGGTCATACGGCATTCCGTGA
- a CDS encoding hydroxyacid dehydrogenase, producing the protein MKKVIFLGEQSLLDSVYSLETRWKIATEAEVLEPAIPPEEVDAHMDRLSQADAIFTTWGMPLLSEAQLAALPRLKAVFYAAGSVRLFARPLIERDIMVVSSWVANAIPVAEFTLAQILLSMKGYFRNLRDYNTPEALRQAFRGPGNYGETVAILGAGAIGRKVIELLAPFRLRIAVFDQFLTKVDAANLGVSKVSLEEAFESGFAISNHLADVPETEGMLQKQHFARMRDGAVFINTGRGRTVREDDLCDVLEARKDLTALLDVTYPEPPKADSRLFSLPNALLSTHIAGSINSEVARLGEIACAEFLSWKHGKPMRFAISLEKLATMA; encoded by the coding sequence ATGAAAAAAGTCATATTCCTGGGAGAGCAAAGCTTGCTGGATTCCGTTTACTCTCTCGAGACACGGTGGAAGATCGCCACGGAAGCCGAGGTTTTGGAACCTGCCATCCCTCCCGAGGAGGTCGATGCTCACATGGACCGCCTCTCGCAGGCCGATGCGATTTTTACCACCTGGGGCATGCCTCTGCTCTCCGAGGCCCAGCTTGCCGCACTTCCCAGGCTCAAGGCCGTATTTTACGCTGCTGGCTCGGTAAGGTTGTTTGCGCGACCCTTGATCGAGCGCGACATCATGGTCGTGAGTTCCTGGGTGGCCAACGCGATCCCCGTCGCCGAGTTCACCCTCGCCCAGATCCTGCTCTCCATGAAGGGCTACTTTCGCAATCTGCGTGACTACAATACTCCGGAGGCGCTTCGTCAGGCGTTTCGGGGGCCGGGGAATTACGGCGAGACGGTTGCCATCCTGGGCGCCGGGGCGATCGGGAGAAAGGTCATCGAATTGCTGGCTCCGTTCCGGCTGAGAATTGCGGTGTTTGACCAGTTTTTGACCAAGGTCGATGCGGCGAATCTCGGCGTAAGCAAGGTGAGCCTGGAGGAAGCCTTTGAGTCGGGGTTTGCCATCTCGAACCATCTTGCCGATGTGCCGGAGACGGAGGGCATGTTGCAAAAACAGCACTTTGCTCGGATGCGCGACGGGGCTGTCTTTATCAATACCGGTCGGGGCCGTACCGTCCGCGAGGACGATCTTTGCGATGTGCTGGAAGCACGCAAGGACCTCACCGCGCTCCTCGACGTGACGTATCCCGAGCCACCCAAGGCGGATTCCCGGTTGTTCTCGCTGCCCAATGCGCTGCTCTCCACTCACATCGCGGGGTCGATCAATTCCGAAGTCGCCCGCCTCGGCGAGATCGCCTGCGCGGAGTTTCTTTCCTGGAAGCACGGCAAACCGATGCGCTTTGCCATCTCCCTGGAGAAGCTCGCGACTATGGCTTAA
- a CDS encoding PEP-CTERM sorting domain-containing protein, producing the protein MTSFRTFILLLAAVSTAKAATVYDVGSAVTAGNTGANTYFVSNQTGAGVTTGSSLGLTVGTSTGTTNTTYLVGYFPDVSLINVGDSISMSLSFSGPINATNEAFRVGFYDSGNSQLTSNVTASNGSAVMKDYTGYSASLGANTTPSASNTFKERSTSNNNLFSSSSYNSFSSPTLAGSVGSTGSRNLTYTLELVATGVKMTIDYGTYSYSYIDTVTPYTNFDTFAIYSEKSTSTTTSPTLTFTNLTISSVPEPSTFVLCALGLGLLLRRRLRR; encoded by the coding sequence ATGACATCCTTCCGAACATTCATTCTCTTGCTGGCCGCGGTCTCCACGGCGAAAGCCGCTACCGTTTACGACGTAGGATCGGCTGTAACGGCCGGAAATACCGGAGCTAATACCTATTTCGTTTCCAATCAGACCGGCGCCGGTGTCACTACGGGGTCCTCGCTGGGGCTTACGGTGGGCACGTCCACCGGCACCACGAACACGACATATCTCGTCGGCTATTTCCCCGACGTCAGCCTGATCAATGTTGGGGACTCGATCTCCATGTCGCTGTCGTTCTCCGGCCCGATCAATGCGACCAACGAGGCATTCCGTGTCGGCTTTTACGATTCTGGCAACTCGCAACTCACCAGCAATGTCACGGCGAGCAATGGATCTGCGGTAATGAAGGACTATACGGGATACTCCGCCAGCCTCGGTGCCAATACGACTCCCTCCGCCTCAAACACATTCAAGGAAAGAAGTACCTCGAATAACAATCTCTTCTCCTCGTCTTCCTATAATTCATTCAGTTCCCCGACACTGGCGGGCAGTGTGGGTTCGACAGGGTCACGAAATCTCACCTACACGCTGGAGTTGGTTGCGACCGGCGTAAAGATGACGATCGACTACGGGACTTACTCTTACTCCTATATTGATACGGTCACCCCTTATACGAATTTCGACACCTTCGCGATTTACTCGGAGAAATCCACTTCGACCACGACATCCCCCACGCTCACTTTTACCAACCTCACGATTTCATCAGTTCCCGAGCCATCGACATTTGTCCTTTGCGCCCTGGGATTGGGACTTCTTCTGCGCCGGAGACTCCGGCGCTAG